The Lolium rigidum isolate FL_2022 chromosome 2, APGP_CSIRO_Lrig_0.1, whole genome shotgun sequence genomic interval CATCTCCAATTTAGTGCAGTCTTCTCAGCGATCCACTCTGGAACACTCTTACAGCAAACCAGTTGCTCTTCAACCTCACCTGTAGAACCTTCTCTTGAAGGAATGTGACATGTGTGACATCGCAACAAAGCTGTTGTTTGGCCAGGCATGGTGATGGCATAGAGGACTCAGCTTCAGGAACAAACTCTCGATGTGATCTGAGCACCGCTTGATTTTGCCCAAGTAAATGGATGTGGCAGCTTATGCTACGGAATTTCTTTCTCACTGAAAGATGGATTACAGAAATGCCATGAATACTTAATATCAATTACAAATACAAGTCAACTACACATGCAGCAAATATCACATCTTTCAACTAACACTAGACATACAATTACTAATTAATCTATTTTTCAGTTGACACTAAACTTGCACAAGGACATACTTTCATCAAGACATAATTATCATACCACAAGGTGCTTCCTGATGAAATCCACAAGACTGCCTGAATATATTTCTAAGGGCCGAGTAGCGGGTTCCCCCCTTCTGCATCATACTGCCCTCGACTGCATCAACGAACAACTTGAAGATCTGGCTTCATACAGAAGCTCTTTTCATCGCGCAAAAGGATCATACTGATGACAATTGCCTCAGACAATATATAATTGAACTGCATGAGATTGTTGCAGGTAAACCTCCTGCACAGATAATAATTGTGATATTTAGAGATTGAAATATGACAATCCAAACGCACCAGCAATTATCTGACTAGTTCATCAGAAGAGATTAGTAACGTTCAGCTAAATCCCTCACGATATTTTGAACCAGAAAATAATATGGATCAAATATAAGTGATTTTGATTAACTTTTATGATGAACTTTATGAAGTGAAATAATTCAGCGGAAGAATTCCAAAAGCACACAGAAGGGCAGCTAGAGAAAAGATGAGTATTCTGCAGACAAACGAATGTATCAGTGTGAAAAATTATAGTCTGAGATTAAACTGGTAGAAAAAAGTGTCCAaaataaaacaacaaaaaatacatATACATCTACAAAACAGCATGTCAAGAAGTCATATTTTATATATAGCTGCCACAGCTACAAGTTTATCTCCTTCTGATCTTCGAAGTCTTATAACCAACATACTAATGATGCAAAGGGATGCATGATGTTATGAATATATTCGGTATACCTGAATACTAGCATTACACTGAAAGCAACAGCATCCAACCCAGCAGCTGTCAAGATCTCTTCCGCAGTACACAGCAGGGCTATCACGATCCAGCCAGCGGATGGAACAAACCTCTCCAATATAAAATCATCTCGGAGCCCGATTATGCTCATTGGCAATCCTCCGCCTGAAGTAGACTCTAATATTAGCTGGCTGCTTTCTCAGAACAGAATTGAGCAAGCACAGagaggtaagaagtgcactgaccTTCATGGCTTCCTGTTGAACAGGTCACCCAGAACAGaccatatgtcatcaaaataaaaaagaagcACCATCATATTTGTTTCCTTGGTGCCCTTAGCACCTACAGGTATAGGAAGAGGAATTTAGATAGTGCACAAATGGTCTACAGACTGAATTCTAAACTACACAATGGTCTCACCACCAGTTCCCAATGTCATTAAAAACAATCCCTGCATGAGCATATGTGCAAGCAAACTATCACCGTTAGGTCTAAAGTATAAAGGAAGCAGCACCTCACTCTTTCTCCTTATGTACAGCCAGGCAATGTTTCAACTTATTTGAATAGGTGATGAGCCCAACTAATAAAGGGTAGACTTAAGACAGGTAGATAAGCGAAGACGCACTGGTGTAGAAGAAGAACTAAATTTACCTTGACTAGAACCATTAATTTTCCCATGACCTTCACCACCTCACCAACATAAGAACCATGTTCTTGAAGCAACTGTAGCTCTTCCCTACGCGCTCTAACTGCAGAATGAAAAATTCAAGACGAATTAAAGAGATATGCAAAGAAGTCACTCATCACGAGCAGAAAAGTTGGGGCATCAGGGAGATCACGAAATTAGTTTCACTGTCCAACTGCTCAAGAACTCGTGTTTTGGGTTAATGGTAGCAAGGTTATACATTAAGGGATCAGGGAGATCACCAAATTAGTTTCACTGTCCAACTGCTCAAGAACTCGTGTTTTGGATTAATGGTAGCAAGGTTATACATTaagggatcggagggagtaacaaaaATACAGACTTCTCACGGAAGAAAATGATATTGGATATCCTTGGAAGAATCTAGCCATGAAAAGGAAAGATTTGAGGTAGAAGGTATGGTAAGCAGCGTTCACAGTTATCCTTCAAAACCCTTGCGAGTTTGTGCGACAAAACAATACCACTAGAGATATACGACGAGAAATCCAACCACAGTCAGCCAACAAAATACGGACAACTCACTGCATGATCTTGTACCAAAGAAAAATTAAATTGTAACACGGCACCAGGGAACAACTCACTTGCAAAAGAATATAAAAAAGGAAAATTTTATTCAACCAAGTATTTTATTATTTCTCTGTTAATTGTAATTGAAATTCTTTTTCACTAATTATTAAGTACGAAGTACTTAATCACTGTGCTGAATCAGCAGCTCCATTTTTGGATCCCCCGGCTATCCATCCATGCTGGGAGGCATAGCTCCCCCCATCAGCCTCCACCTCTCCCCTGTACCTGCGCGCCCCTGCTAACCCTACATCATCTACCGTACCCTATACAATCTACCGTCCTTCTACTCGACTCTACTCTGCTTGGTGATGAACCTGCTGAGCAGGACGTTTTTAAACTGGTCGGATCTCTCCTCGCTAAGCAGTATGGTACTAAAAAAGAGCAGAGCCGTAGGATACCGTACCAGACCACcgccggcgcctcctcctcccgcgtcCCCAGCCGACGCGCGCGCGGGACAAGAACTTGGAGCGACATATCTGGAGTGGGTAAGAGGGACCTGCGGGACGGaatgcggcggcggaggaggagttccggcggccggcgacgacggGGCTTCTCGAGGAAAGAACGTTGTGGAGTTGTGGCGACTGGGGACGGGTAAATACATCGGGCATATTAGTTGGGCCTCCTCAGATGCGGCCCACTTGGAATGCGCTTCTTGTTCTTTTACACGACGAGCCGTAACAAAAAAAAAGTGAGATGCAGGCAACGTTTCCTGACCAATCTTTCATCCGTCCCGTCGGTTGTTACCtaaggcatctccaacgcgggtaCGCAAAACATCCGCGTCCGTCTTTTGGGTAAAACATATTCTAACATGCGGATCTAAATGCAAAACGGACGACGATATCCAGCACGACCCAAACCTCGACCAAATTTGCGTGGCTTTTAGCGCGAGCCGAACGAGCGCGGGCGTGCTTTTCCATCCGCACATGTCCGTTCGTGGCCCATTTGGCAGTGACAGGAAAAAGCAGAcacatcttctctctcccctGCTCCCTCTCTGACTGCATTCCCATGGATATCTTCAACCTCCCCGTCGGGTTGGAGCTCGCCTAGCTCAGTTCCGCCGTCCACCTCCGCTGGAGACCCCCGGCGTCGTCGCCTCCTTTTTTTCATCCCAGCTAGAAGTCGCCGGAGCCGAAATGAGTGCCTCGGGCCTCGACGCCGCCGAGCAAGACGAAGATGGGGAGGAGCTCGCCGTAGCGGGACGGGGACGGAGCTCGCCATGCGTGCCTCGCAGCGGCGCAACGGGGGCGGCGCTCGCCGTGCATGCCTCGCCACAGCCGAGCCCAGGACGGCAGCGCGCCGCTCTGCCCAGGACGCCCGCGCCATGGCGGGGGGTGCCGCTCCGCCCAGCTCGCGCCCAGCTGCCCACGACGGCAAGGGGCACCGCACCCGCGGCGAGGAACGGGGCCGCGCCCGCGGGGAAGGGCAGGGAGCGGGGCACCACGTGAAGCGCCTCGCCTGGACGCGCCTCGGGCCACCGCCGCTGGCCGCGCCTCGCCATCTCGCCTCGCCCCGCTGCCTGCCGAcggcggccgcgccgccccgcgccTCTCTCGTTGACGGACTGGTGGCAGGTGGGCGGCCGCGAGGGAGCGGAGCTCCTGGTGCGCGGCGACGCGGGCGGCGGGTCTTGCCCTGGAACGCGGCGACCCGGCGACGCGTGACTCCCTCGCCTGCGACCAGCTCACCCGTGGCGGCGCCGCGGCCGCAGAGGCCGTGGACGAGGTCGGCGGCGCTGCCCTGCGTGCCTCCGTAGCCAGGGCGTGCGCTACGACGGGCCTTGAGCTGCCCGCGGCGGAGCTTGGTCCAGCGGTCCTCATCCTCGCCTGTGATGAACTAGTACTAGCAGGAATGGGTCGCAGGCAGCGTTGGGAATAAAACTGAGGCACAGACGTTCGCGACTATCCGCGTGTCCGCGGGATGACCCATCCGAATAAAATCGGATGCCCAAACACGTCCGTTTGGGCCgttccgttggagatgcccttatacccTTACAAAAAAATGTGAGATGCAGGCACCGCTTCCTGCCGAATCTGTTGCACAATATGTCCCGGTATTCTCGAGTTTATGTTTGATTCGAAAGTTTTGATGGGCAGGTAAAGATGGAAAAGGGAAAACCTGCTTGGGTGTCATACTGTCATGGGATGTGATGATCCAACCAAAATACATGGCAGGACTAAGTTTTCTTGATATGAGAATAATTATAATCTTGCTATGCTAACCCGTCAAGCATGGAGAATCCGTCAAGACCCTAACTCTTTGAGCTCGAGGGTGCTGAAAGCGCTTTATTTTCCCAACGATGATCTTATTGATGCTCAATTAAGTAGCTCACCATCTCAAATATGGCGGTTGTTCATCGAGGAGTTGGTGTTTTGAGACGGTTTAATAAAAAGGATTGGTGATGGCAGGTCCACAAGTATTTGAAAAAATTGGATCCCAATAACTAGCCCTAGTGATACGGAAGAGAGCTGATTTGACAATACTATTGCATGTTGGGAGGAAGAGGTACTAGCTGCCTCGTTTTCTCCCTATGGATGTTGAGGCGATTATGAGCATTTCGAATTGCATTGGTAAACCAAGCGGACCGATTGGCATAGAGTTTTGAACAAAATTTCTCAGTCTGTTGTGTTTATCGCATGTTTATTGAAACTAAGAAGAAGAGGGAAGATTGGCTGGAGACAGCTAGCTGGAACAGGAGCGTGTTCTAAGCTGCTAGGTCTAGCTGATGACCTGGGATTACACGGCTGCATGTTTCCTGGGACTGCTTTGAAGACATGATGAAGTCCAAGAACCTATTCAAATAGTGTGATCTTATCTGAGATTGAGAAGCGATCAGGTTACCCTGGCTTTCCCGTAAAAAAAACTTAACCTAACATAACTTCTGATAGGGGAAGTCCTTTGTTTTACAGGATAAATGTGGATGGCTGTATTTTGTTGGTTTTGTCCGGAATTGCTCAGGGGTTTCACCGCTGCAACTCATACAGTGTACGAAGGCACTAGGTATGCAAAACGACCAGCATGAACACAGACTACTAACCCGGTTCAATGAGTTTAATTCAGCTATATGCTACGAGAAGCATATCTTCAAAACCTTGGCAACCAGGAAAAGGACATAGCTTAAAAGTACAAGTCCAGCAACGTGCAGTTACACGCTTCCGGGACCTCAGCAAGGCAGTGAAAGCTAGGAGCCATCGGAGGTGGGTGTGTCCTCACTTCCACAGCTTCCGCAGGGACATGTTCTTCTCATTATCCTTCTTCATCACCTTGGCCACAGCCATCTCGAAGTCCTCCTGCGTCACGTGCACCCTTCTCTCACGGAGAGCAAACATTCCAGCTTCGGTGCACACCGCCTGAACAATAAAGAAAGAAACTTTCAGATGGATCAACACAAGGTGAAAAGATCAGTGATGTGCACAAGAGTGTTGAAAAACTTATGTTTTGGACCTTTGGTGTCACATAAGTGATTAGAATGTTTTCAAAAACATTCCTCGCTGCATATATGCAAAAATGTTGCTAGGCTGTCAATGCGGTGAGAATTTAAACAGGAACATTCTGCTAATTTTTTCAAGGCCCAACATTTTGATGTCGCAATGTTTTTGTCAATCTAACATAATTTTAGGGACGAAAAATACAAATTCGAACTAAACAAACAGCTCAATTAACACCACACAATTAACCAGCTATTTTAGGCACTAAAAATCCTAAATTGACCTGATTTAACGTTCATTTAACAACACGGAAAATTGGAATGGACCTCACAAAGTTATCATGCAAGAAAATTGAAAAGTTGCAAAACTGTTTCAACAAGAGACTGCAAAGTGACCATGCTTAACTGTAACTGCTTgttatgagcacaagtgtggggtGCATTATTCAATTTGGAAGATATCAAGAAAAATACTTCTTTAATAAATGATGGTACTAAGACAGACCAAACAGCcacaaaaactaaaacttgatgcAGCATAAACTAAACAAACCTTCAGCTCAGCTCCTGAAGCCCCATTCATCTTTCCCGCGATCTTTTTCAGATCAATTCCACGCATCAAGTTCATTCTTCTTGAATGAATCTTCAAGATATCACCTCGTGACTGAACGGAAAAAAATTATGCACATAGTCAGCACAAATGATCATGCAGAGTATACAAGTACTATAACTGTGTATGCAACACATACATCCTCGTTGGGATTCGGAAATTCAATCTTCCTGTCTATGCGTCCAGGCCTCAAAAGGGCTTGATCCAGAATGTCTATCCGGTTTGTTGCCATCAGAACCTGCAACAAACATGCAAGGCACCATGATGACGTTGCTCCATATGTATAAATAGTGCACAGAAACATCACTTATTAGGTGAAGCATACCTTAATTTTGTTTGAAGCTTCAAAACCATCAAGTTGGTTAAGAAGCTCAAGCATGGTGCGTTGCACTTCACTATCACCGTTGCCAGATCCAGACTCCATTCTAGCAGATCCAATGGAGTCTATTTCATCCATGAATATAATGGATGGTGCATGCTCCCTGCAATAATTTAACCAAAATATTAGCCTACTTTAACAGAGAATGCAAGTAGAACTGCATTTTACATGACAGACAAAAAAAACAGTGTACCCTTTTACTTAGCTTACCTAGCCATAACAAAGAGTTCACGGACCATCCGGGAGCCCTCGCCAATATACTTTTGAACCAACTCAGAACCAGATACTCTGATGAAGGTGCAGTCAGTGTGATGAGCAACTGCACGTGCCAATAATGTTTTCCCTGTGCCTGGTGGTCCATAAAGGAGAACACCCTGCAAAAGAAAAGAGTATATTAATCCTGCTATACACATACAAAAATCAAGTAAGATGCTCTTGTTACAAATTTGAACCTTTGGCTGGGCAATTCCGAGGCTTTCAAATAACTCCGGATGTTTGATAGGAAGCTCAATAACCTGAAAATTGAACTCATGAGTCAGATGTCAGATGTCAAAATGTTATGCGTCAACAGGACAATGCATTGAAATTCTACACAAACCTCTTTGATCTCCTTGATCTGCTGATCAAGACCTCCAATCATATCATACGTAGAATCTGGGACCTTCTCAACCTTCATAAGATTGACCAGTGGATCAACTTTGCTTGGCAGGATCAGATGGAGCATATAGCTATCATTCCGAAGAGCAACTCTTGTTGAAGGTGTGATCTTTGTAATATCAATGCTCTTATCAATATCCACGACATATTTTCCTTCGGGGTGCACCTGAACAATTACATCTGTAAAAGTTAATAACCCTTTGCTGGCCAACAAAAATTAGAACATCCATTGAGAACGGAAAtaataatccaaaaaaaaaaatacatgaatAGAGCAGCCACGACAATGAAAATATCAAACACTTCACCATACAATGACAGTCAAACTATCACTGTTGTGTCTAAAGTATACAGGAAGCAGCCCAATACTCTATCTCCCTATGTATATGTGATGTTTCAACTTATTTTAAGTGATGAGCCCAACTACTAAAGGGTAGATTTGTGCCAGATAGATAAGCATCAGTAGGAGAAAACAAAGTGTAAAAGAAGAAATAAATTTACCTTGACTAGAACCTTTGATTTTCCCATGACCTTCACCACCTCACCAACATAAGAGCCAGGTTCCTGAAGCAACTGTAGCTCTTCCCTAAGAGCTCTAACTGCAAAACGAAAATTCGGAGACAAATTTAGAGGGAAGTGCTAAGTGAATATAACACAAGGAGTATTCATGTGCTGCTATACATCATCATGAACAGAATATTTGGGGCAACAGCGAGAGCACCAAATTAGTTTCACTGTCCCGATGGTCAAGAACATCCATGTTTTCGATTAACAGTAGCAAGATTATGCATTGGAGTAACAAATTCACAAATTTCTCACAAAGAAAGCGCTACTTAATGATAAATGATATCCTCAGGAAAACCTAGCCATCAAAACGAAATATTTGAGGTAGAAGGTACGGTAAGATTTTTCAACAATCAGCACAAGCAATCACCGTTTGGTCAACGACGAGACACAAAACTCCACACTTCGCTACGACTCGTGCACTGGGTAAGCTAGGGTTCCAGTGGCGCGATCCAACAGTTGACGAAGAAGCCGCTATCGCTAGGGTTTAGACATAAGAGGGGGGCGCTAGGTGGAGGAGATCGAGTAGTAAGGTCACCTCGGGAGTTGAGGTCGTTGCGCTGGGCCTCGAGGCGGCTGAGGTTGTGGGTCTTGGTCCGGATCTGGAGCTGCAGGTCCTGGATGTGCTGCTGGTAGTACTGCCGCAGcccctcgcctccgccgcgcgcGCCCTTGGCGGACTCGTCGCCGGCCGCGGCCGGCGCGGGCTTCGAGATGTCCATCGCCACCGTCGCCATCTCCGGCTCTGCAGCTGGGTTCGGTTTGGTTTCTTTTGCTTTCTTGGGTTGCGGTCGACGAGAGGTTGATTCGTCGGCCTTCTCTTCTTCTTGCGCCGGAAGAAGAAAGCTTTCTTTTCTCGGCCCGGCCGTGGAGTGGGTTGCTTCTTGGGTTGGGTCGTGCCGCTGGGCTTCTCTATGTTCTTTGTTTTATAGCCTGTTGATACGGTTCGTGTGAATATCGGAAGTCGACCCGGAGAAGTGTGTATGAAGCCGAGTCCGAGACACACCACCTCTCTTCTTTCGAACTTTTTTTTCGATAATAGGTGCTTTATATTATTTTAAGAAGCAATTACACCTAATCTCTGCATAATTAGGATGCGCACAGCCGTTTATAAGTCTCAAAACCAagtatcaaaaaaataaaaaggcaTAATACATATCATGTTGATAAAGTGTAAAACGACTAAGGGGTACgtggagcttcaatccgtagattatgtgATGTGGCATTACCCTTCCGGTAACTTGTATtgcg includes:
- the LOC124691968 gene encoding 26S proteasome regulatory subunit 8 homolog A-like; the protein is MATVAMDISKPAPAAAGDESAKGARGGGEGLRQYYQQHIQDLQLQIRTKTHNLSRLEAQRNDLNSRVRALREELQLLQEPGSYVGEVVKVMGKSKVLVKVHPEGKYVVDIDKSIDITKITPSTRVALRNDSYMLHLILPSKVDPLVNLMKVEKVPDSTYDMIGGLDQQIKEIKEVIELPIKHPELFESLGIAQPKGVLLYGPPGTGKTLLARAVAHHTDCTFIRVSGSELVQKYIGEGSRMVRELFVMAREHAPSIIFMDEIDSIGSARMESGSGNGDSEVQRTMLELLNQLDGFEASNKIKVLMATNRIDILDQALLRPGRIDRKIEFPNPNEDSRGDILKIHSRRMNLMRGIDLKKIAGKMNGASGAELKAVCTEAGMFALRERRVHVTQEDFEMAVAKVMKKDNEKNMSLRKLWK